One stretch of Streptomyces sp. NBC_01363 DNA includes these proteins:
- a CDS encoding hydroxyacid dehydrogenase, with the protein MPHATDNRPTALLAMGPGIADRLLADRHRTRLAALTRTDPDFVAHDLADPTPEVAAALAEAEVLFTCWGATPLTAGVLASAPRLRAVVHAAGSVKHHITDACWERGIAVTSAAGANALPVAEFTLATILFAGKRVLHTAHRYRDLRAGHDWLAELDGAGNYRRTVGIVGASRIGRRVIELLRPFDLDVLLYDPYVDGAEAARLGVRLTSLDELCASSSVVSVHAPQLPETHHLIGAAQLSAMATGTTLINTARGSLVDEEALLPELTAGRLQAVLDVTDPELPPAQSPLYTLPNVLLTPHVAGSLGDELHRMADQALDEMERFAAGLPFADPVHSGSLSHSA; encoded by the coding sequence ATGCCCCACGCCACTGACAACCGGCCGACGGCCCTGCTCGCGATGGGGCCCGGCATCGCCGACCGCCTTCTCGCCGACCGCCACCGCACCCGGCTGGCCGCCCTCACCCGTACCGACCCGGACTTCGTCGCCCACGACCTGGCCGACCCGACGCCCGAGGTGGCCGCCGCGCTCGCCGAGGCCGAGGTGCTGTTCACCTGCTGGGGAGCGACGCCGCTCACCGCCGGGGTACTGGCGTCCGCGCCCCGGCTGCGGGCCGTCGTGCACGCCGCGGGTTCCGTGAAGCACCACATCACCGACGCCTGCTGGGAACGCGGCATCGCCGTCACATCGGCAGCCGGCGCCAACGCCCTGCCGGTCGCCGAATTCACCCTCGCCACGATCCTGTTCGCCGGCAAGCGGGTCCTGCACACCGCGCACCGCTACCGCGATCTGCGCGCCGGCCACGACTGGCTCGCGGAGCTCGACGGGGCCGGCAACTACCGCCGTACGGTCGGCATCGTCGGCGCCTCCCGGATCGGCCGGCGCGTGATCGAGCTGCTGCGCCCCTTCGACCTGGACGTGCTGCTGTACGACCCGTACGTGGACGGCGCGGAGGCGGCGCGGCTCGGGGTACGGCTCACCTCGCTCGACGAGCTGTGCGCGAGCAGCTCCGTCGTCTCGGTGCACGCGCCCCAGCTCCCGGAGACGCACCATCTGATCGGTGCGGCGCAGCTGTCCGCCATGGCGACCGGGACGACGCTGATCAACACGGCGCGGGGTTCGCTGGTCGACGAGGAGGCGCTGCTGCCCGAGCTGACGGCCGGCCGGCTGCAAGCGGTGCTGGATGTGACGGACCCCGAACTCCCACCTGCGCAATCGCCGTTGTACACCCTGCCCAATGTGCTGCTCACCCCGCACGTGGCGGGTTCGCTGGGCGACGAGCTGCACCGGATGGCCGACCAGGCGCTGGACGAGATGGAGCGCTTCGCGGCCGGTCTGCCGTTCGCGGACCCCGTGCACTCCGGGAGTCTGAGCCACTCGGCCTGA
- a CDS encoding carbohydrate ABC transporter permease, which translates to MNSPASRGRWMSKTAVNGFLLLAVVYMLFPLVWLVTAATKDTGGLLAGNAFSFEGFNLGENLSNLASYGDGIYFRWYLNSLMYAGGGAIVCSLICVAAGYAFDKYEFRGKEKLFGLVLMGVLVPTTALALPMYLLASKTGLVNTYWSVLIPVLVNPFGVYLARVFSTGYIPNEALEAARIDGAGELRVFWSIGLRMVMPGFVTVFLFQFTAIWNNFFLPLVMLSDRKLFPLSLGLYSWNTNTHGEPSFYPLVVTGSLLAVIPLIVAFVSLQRHWKAGLTAGSVK; encoded by the coding sequence ATGAACTCCCCCGCCTCCCGCGGCCGCTGGATGTCGAAGACCGCCGTCAACGGCTTCCTTCTGCTCGCCGTCGTCTACATGCTCTTCCCCCTCGTCTGGCTGGTCACCGCCGCCACGAAGGACACCGGCGGCCTGCTCGCGGGCAACGCGTTCTCCTTCGAGGGCTTCAACCTCGGTGAGAACCTGTCGAACCTGGCCTCCTACGGCGACGGCATCTACTTCCGCTGGTACCTCAACAGCCTCATGTACGCGGGCGGCGGGGCGATCGTCTGTTCGCTGATCTGCGTCGCCGCGGGATACGCCTTCGACAAGTACGAATTCCGGGGCAAGGAGAAGCTGTTCGGCCTCGTGCTGATGGGTGTGCTCGTGCCCACCACGGCGCTGGCCCTGCCGATGTATCTCCTGGCCTCCAAGACCGGCCTGGTCAACACCTACTGGTCCGTGCTGATCCCGGTGCTGGTCAACCCGTTCGGCGTGTATCTCGCCCGGGTGTTCAGCACCGGCTACATACCGAACGAGGCCCTGGAGGCCGCCCGTATCGACGGGGCCGGCGAGCTGCGCGTCTTCTGGTCCATCGGACTGCGCATGGTCATGCCGGGCTTCGTGACGGTCTTCCTCTTCCAGTTCACCGCGATCTGGAACAACTTCTTCCTCCCTCTCGTGATGCTCTCGGACCGCAAGCTCTTCCCGCTGAGCCTCGGGCTGTACTCCTGGAACACCAACACCCACGGCGAGCCGAGCTTCTATCCGCTCGTCGTCACCGGCTCCCTCCTCGCCGTCATCCCCCTGATCGTCGCCTTCGTCTCGCTGCAGCGGCACTGGAAGGCCGGACTGACCGCCGGCAGCGTCAAGTGA